The Microbacterium sp. SORGH_AS_0862 region CGAGCTGGCCGCGCGCCTGGCCTGACCGATGGCAACCGCTGTCGCAGACCAGGTCGGCGCGGTTGCCCACTCCCTCCGTGAGCCCGCCCCGACGGCTCCGCTCCTCGTCTACTTCTCGAGCGTCTCAGGTAACACCGCGCGTTTCATCGAGAAGCTCGGGATGCGGGCCGTGCGGATCCCCTTGCGGCCCACGGATCCGACCCCTCTCATCGACGAACCCTTCGTCCTGATCACCCCCACCTACGGGGGCGGGCAGGGAAGGGGCGAGGAGCGGGGAGCGGTTCCCAAGCAGGTGATTCGGTTCCTCAACGACGAGGCCAACCGGTCCCTGCTTCGCGGCGTGATCGCCGCGGGCAGCACCAACTTCGGTGAGCACTACGGGCTCGCCGGAGAGATCATCAGCCGTAAGTGTCGTGTGCCGCACTTGGATCGGTTCGAATTGTTCGGCACGCCAGAGGACGTCGAGCGCATCGGCGAAGGATTGGAACGATGGTGGAAGCAGCACTGAAGGACTTGAGCTTCAAGACCGAGGCGCGTTTCGAGGGACTGGACTATCACGCCCTCAACGCGATGCTCAATCTGTACGACGCGAACGGGCAGATCCAGTTCGACGCCGACAAGCGTGCCGCGCGGGAGTACTTCCTGCAGCACGTGAACCAGAACACCGTGTTCTTCCACTCGCTCAAGGAGCGGCTCGACTACCTGGTCGAGAAGGAGTACTACGAGCCCGGTGTGCTCGCGAAGTACCCGCACGAGTTCATCCAGGAGCTCAACGACCGCGCGTACGGCAAGAAGTTCCGCTTCGAGACCTTCCTCGGCGCCTTCAAGTACTACACGAGCTACACGCTGAAGACGTTCGACGGCAAGCGCTACCTCGAGCGCTTCGAGGACCGCGTCGTCATGACCGCCCTGGCGCTCGCCGACGGCGACCAGAAGCTCGCCGTGCAGCTGGTCGACGAGATCATCTCCGGTCGCTTCCAGCCGGCCACGCCTACCTTCCTCAACGCGGGCAAGGCACAGCGCGGTGAGCTCGTCTCGTGCTTCCTGCTGCGCATCGAAGACAACATGGAGTCGATCGCCCGCGGCATCAACTCCGCGCTGCAGCTCTCCAAGCGCGGCGGTGGTGTGGCGCTGCTGCTGTCCAACATCCGCGAGTCGGGTGCACCGATCAAGCAGATCGAGAACCAGTCCAGCGGCATCATCCCCGTCATGAAGCTGCTCGAAGACAGCTTCAGCTACGCCAACCAGCTCGGTGCTCGTCAGGGTGCCGGTGCTGTCTACCTCTCGGCGCACCACCCCGACATCATGCGCTTCCTCGACACCAAGCGCGAGAACGCCGACGAGAAGATCCGCATCAAGACCCTCTCGCTCGGTGTCGTCGTTCCCGACATCACCTTCGAGCTCGCCAAGAACGGCGAGGACATGTACCTGTTCTCGCCGTACGACGTGGAGAAGGTCTACGGCGTGCCCTTCGGCGACATCTCGGTCACCGAGAAGTACCGCGAGATGGTCGACGACCCGCGCATCAAGAAGACGAAGATCAACGCGCGCGACTTCTTCCAGACCCTCGCCGAGATCCAGTTCGAGTCGGGTTACCCGTACATCATGTTCGAGGACACGGTGAACCGCGCGAACCCGATCAAGGGTCGCATCAACATGTCCAACCTCTGCAGCGAGATCCTGCAGGTGAACACGCCAACGACGTTCAACGAGGACCTCTCGTACGACCAGATCGGCAAGGACATCTCGTGCAACCTGGGCTCGATGAACATCGCCCTGGCGATGGACGGCGGCGACCTGGGCGAGACGGTGGAGGCCGCGATCCGTGCGCTGAGCGCGGTCAGCGACCAGAGCCACATCCGCTCGGTGCGTTCGATCGAGGACGGCAACGACCGGTCCCACGCGATCGGCCTGGGCCAGATGAACCTGCACGGGTACCTCGCGCGCGAGCACGTGCACTACGGCTCCGAAGAGGGCCTGGACTTCACGAACATTTACTTCTACACGGTGCTGTTCCACGCACTGCGCGCCTCCAACGCGCTCGCGATCGAGCGCGGTCACGCGTTCGACGGCTTCGAGGACTCGACGTACGCGTCGGGTGCGTTCTTCGACAAGTACCTCGAGCAGGAGTGGGTGCCGCAGACGGAGAAGGTCAAGGAGCTCTTCGCCGGACACCACATCCCCACGCAGGGTGACTGGGCGGAGCTGAAGGCGTCGATCCAGAAGCACGGCATCTACAACCAGAACCTGCAGGCGGTCCCGCCGACCGGTTCGATCTCGTACATCAACAACTCGACGTCGTCGATCCACCCGATCGCCTCGAAGATCGAGATCCGCAAGGAAGGCAAGCTCGGCCGCGTCTACTACCCGGCGCCGTTCATGACGAACGACAACCTGGAGTACTACCAGGACGCGTACGAGATCGGCTACGAGAAGGTCATCGACACGTATGCCGCCGCGACTCAGCACGTCGACCAGGGCCTGTCGCTGACGCTGTTCTTCAAGGACACCGCCACTACGCGCGACATCAACAAGGCGCAGATCTACGCATGGCGCAAGGGCATCAAGACGATCTACTACATCCGCCTGCGGCAGATGGCGCTCGAGGGCACCGACATGTCCGAGTGCGTCAGCTGCATGCTCTGACGCGCACCGCGTCTCGACTCGCTCCGCTCGCTCAACGACCGATCTCTGCAAGGACACCGACATGACCCCCGAGAAGCTGAAGCTGATCGACCACGTCCAGGCGATCAACTGGAACCGCATCCAGGACGACAAGGACCTCGAGGTGTGGAACCGCCTCGTGAACAACTTCTGGCTGCCCGAGAAGGTGCCGCTGTCCAACGACATCCAGTCGTGGAACACGCTGACACCCGACGAGCAGACGCTCACGATGCGCGTGTTCACCGGCCTCACCCTGCTCGACACGATCCAGGGCACGGTCGGAGCGGTGTCGCTGATCCCGGATGCGCTGACGCCGCACGAGGAGGCGGTGTACACCAACATCGCGTTCATGGAGTCGGTGCACGCGAAGAGCTACTCTTCCATCTTCTCGACCCTCGCGTCGACACCCGAGATCGACGATGCGTTCCGGTGGTCGGTGGAGAACGAGAACCTTCAGAAGAAGGCCCACATCGTCATGGACTACTACCGTGGCGACGAGCCCCTCAAGCGCAAGGTGGCCTCGACCCTGCTCGAGTCGTTCCTGTTCTACTCGGGCTTCTACCTGCCGCTGCACTGGTCGGCCAAGGCGAAGCTCACGAACACGGCCGACATCATCCGCCTCATCATCCGCGACGAGGCCGTGCACGGGTACTACATCGGCTACAAGTTCCAGAAGGGCATGGAGCTGATCACGCAGACCGAGCGCGACGAGATCAAGGACTACACGTTCTCGCTGCTCTACGAGCTCTACGACAACGAGGTGCAGTACACGCAGGACCTCTACGACACCGTCGGCCTCACCGAAGACGTCAAGAAGTTCCTGCACTACAACGCGAACAAGGCGCTCATGAACCTCGGGTTCGAGGCCATGTTCCCCTCGACGGTCACGAACGTGAACCCGGCGATCCTGTCGGCGCTCTCGCCCAACGCGGACGAGAACCACGACTTCTTCAGCGGGTCGGGCTCCTCCTACGTCATCGGCAAGGCGGAGGCCACCGAGGACGAGGACTGGGACTTCTGATCCCTGCGTAGCCCGCGGTTCCGCCGCGCACTGACAAGGCCCCCGGCCGGTCGCTCTCTCGGGTGATCCGCCGGGGGCTCTTCATTGTTCCGACCCCTGGTCTGGCGCCGTGCGGGTGGGAGAAAAAGTCCCGGCCAGCGGCAATTTGACTTCCGTGAGAACCGGGCTATGGTCGAAGGTCATCCGCCAGCCACCCAGGGGAAGCGAGTCCACATGTCCAAGAAGACGCCGAACACGCGAGGTGCCAAGAAGGCTCCGCAGTTGTCGATCAAGGAGAAGCGAGCAGCGAAGCGCGAGAAGCGCGAGCCCGAGCTCTTCCTCAAGCCGCGTAAGGATGCCGGCCGCTGATCGAGTGGAGTGTGAGAAGGGGCGGATGTTCGCATCCGCCCCTTCTGCGTTCCCGGTGCGCGTCGTTGGCGGCTCAGGCGGAGTCCTCCGAGGTGCGGATGGGGCGCAGCACCCGCGCGGGGTTGCCTGCGGCGAGCACGCCGGCGGGGATGTCGTGGGTGACGACGGAGCCTGCTCCGATGATGCTGTTGTCGCCGATCGTCACGCCGGGGGTCAGCGTCACCGACCCTCCCAGCCAGACGTTCGAGCCGATGGTCACGGGTTGGGGGAGCTCCCACCCGGCGAGGCGCCGTTCGATGTCCTCGGCGTGGTTCGCGGTGTAGATGCTGCAGCGCGGACCGATGAGGCAGTCCGCGCCGATCGTCACGGCGCCGCCGCCGATGACCATGAAGTCCGCGTTGATGAACGTGCGATCGCCGATCGTCAGTCGGGCGCCGTAGTCGATCGTGACGGGCGGTCGCACGTCGACATCTGTCCCGGCGCCGGGGACGAGCTGGGCGAACAGAGCGCGCGCCTCGTCGGGGGCGGTGTCGTGCAGCAGGTTGAATCGTGCGCACGTGGCGTGCGCATCCCGCGTCAGCTTCTGGAGCGCGGGAGAGGTGCGGTATCGCAGCCAGTCATGCGCGAGAAGGGCGCGCAGATCATCGTCATCCTCCGCCAAACGGGTGAGGTCGTCGAGAGCTGCCTGCAGGGCGGGGGTCATACCGTTCTCCTCATTTGTTGTTAAGCACAACTTATCCGTTGGCGCGAGGGCGCGTCAACGCGCGCGGCCACGGCGCGCGGAGGATGTTCCCGCGAACACATCGAGCTAGCTTTGATGCCGATGGATGAATCGTCGCGACCTGAACCCGCCCCGCGCACGACCCTGGGTGGATTCCTCCGAGCACGACGAGAGGAGCGCCAGCCCGAGCAGGTGGGGCTGGAACGTCAGATCGGGCGGCGCGTGCCGGGCCTGCGTCGAGACGAGGTCGCCGCCCTCGCAGGCGTCAGCAGCGAGTACTACCTGCGACTCGAACAGGGTCGTGGCAGCGCTCCATCCATGCAGGTGCTGGCGGGGCTCGCGCGCGCCTTGCGGCTGAGCGCCGCCGAGTCCGACTACCTGCACCGGCTCGCGGGGCATGCGACGCCGCGTCGGGTGGCTTCCTTCGAGCGCCCGCGCGCGGACGTCGAGGCGATCCTTCGGTGGTGGCCGGGCATTCCGGCCTACATCTCCGACGCGAATCTCGACGTCGTGGTCGCGAACGACCTCATGATCGCGATCACCGACGGCCGGTTCGCACCCGGCGCGAACGTCCTCGAGGAGACGTTCAACGCCTCGGGGAGGGAGAGGCTCGAGACCTGGGAATCGCAGGCGCGGGATGCCGTCGCGCTCTTCCGCTATTCCGGCGACGAGACGTCTGCGCGCTACGACGTCATTCTGCGCAGGTTGAGCGGGGATGCGGATTTCCTCCGCCTCTGGAGTCGGCAGGAAGTCACCCTGCCGCGTCCCTCGGAGATCACCGCGGCGATCGAGGGGATCGGTCAGCTCTCGATCTCGGTGCGGGACTTCTTCGTCCCGGAGCTCCAGGGCCATATGGTGACCGTCTTCGATGCGGTGCCGGGCTCCACCGCGGATGCCTTCTTCCGTCGCGTAGCCGATGCCCTTCGTGCGTCCGGCGATGCGCCGGACATCTGAGCGCACGCACGGCCAGACCGTGACCATGTGGGACGTTCACTCGTCGAAGATGATCGACTCCCAGTTCGCGGGTACTCGACCGGACGGACCGGGGACGCTCTGCGTGCGGGGGTGGCTGGTCGGCGCAGGCGGCTGCCCGCCGTCGACTTCCCGCTCCTCGACGTAATCCCACCACCAGTCCTCCTGCGGCTCGAAGCTCTGCACGAACCTGTGTCCGGTCAGCTCGAAATGGCGCTGGGCATGATGATTCGGCGAGACCTCGCAGCATCCGACATGTCCGCAGGTGGTGCAACGGCGCAGATGTAGCCACCAGGAACCGGACGCGAGGCACTCCACGCATCCGGTTCCGCTCGGTGGCGGCGTGTCCGTCATGCCGTGCTCCGATCCGTGGTGGCTGATCCCTCGACACGCTACGCCGTGCGCGCCAGGCCGGTTCGGACGCGTGACGAGGATCTGTTCGTCGGCCGTCCTGGCTGATCGCGCGCTCGCGTCAAGCCCTGCGGCGGCGCGCACCGGGCCTCCTAGAGTGCCCGCATGGGAATGAGCGACGAAGAGAAGCGGCACGATCAACTGACGAGCGCGCCCGCCGCCACGGAAGAGGATGCGAAGCCTCGCATCGTCGTGTCGGAGCACGACGGCGTGACCCGTATCGACATCGCGGAGGATGCACCCGTGCGCCCGAGCGATCCTCGCGACTGACGGACGCCGAGCGAGGGGTGTCAACCCCGTCGGCGTCTCGGCCCGACACGCGTGTACTGGAACACATGAGCCACGACAAGCAGAACAGTCACGGTGCCGAAGATGCCGACACCGCATCCGGGGTCTCGTCCGTCGAGCAGGATGCCGGCGAGGACATCACGACCGATGAAGACGGCACCCCCGTCGACAACCCCTCTGGAGGTTGACGATGTCGAATCCCGCTGAGCGGCCCGGTGTCACCCCCGGCCCCGAGCCCGACACGACCACCGCGGCTGAGCCCGACGATCCCCAGTCGGACGGTGCGGAGTCCGTGGTCGACGGCAGTGGCGTGGATTCCTGACGTCGACTACTTCGCGAGTTCGGCCTTCGCATAGGCGACGATCGCGTTGGCGTGACCGTGCCCCATCGCGTGGGTGCTCTTGAGCTCCGACACGACAGACATGTGGGTTTCGCCCGCAGTCAGTCGCACCACGACGATGTCCAGCCACTCCTGCATCGGACGGCCGTAGGTCTTCTCGATGCTCGGGAAGTAGGACGCCGGCCCCTTCGGAATGCTGCCCGGCTCCAGCGGCGGGGCGACGACGCGTTTCGCAGTCATGCGCTCAGCGTAGGCCCGGCCCGTCCCGTCATGAAGCGTCACCCGAATTTGCCGGTCGCGCGGCGCGCGGGATGCTGGGATCACCACCGACCCGGAAGACGCATGAGTACGCCCACCACCGCATCCGCGCACGACGACACTATCCGAAGCCTGCTCGAGGAGCGTCGCACCTTCGCGCCGCCGGTCGACTTCGCGGAGCGCGCGAACGTGACCGAGGAGTGGATCCGTCGCGAGTGGATCGAGCGCGCGGATCGGGACCCCGAGACCTTCTGGGCGCACCGAGCCGAGATCCTCGACTGGGCAGAGCCCTGGCACACCGCTCACCGCTGGGAGCCCACGGACGGCGAGAGCATCCCCTCCGCGGAGTGGTTCGTCGGCGGCCGCCTGAACGCGTCGGTCAATGCGGTCGACCGTCACGTCGCCGCCGGGCACGGCGACCGGGTCGCCTTCCACTTCGAGGGCGAGCCCGGTGACCGGCGCACGATCACGTACGCCGAACTGCAGCGTGAGGTGGCGAAGGCCGCGAACGCGCTCACTGCGATGGGGATCGGCAAGGGCGACAGGGTCGTCGTGTATCTCCCGGTGCTGGTGGAGACGGTGATCATCCAGCTCGCCGTGGCTCGCATCGGCGCCATCCACTCGCTGGTGTTCGGCGGGTTCTCCGCGGAGGCTGTGCGCTTCCGCGTCGAGGACACCGGTGCGAAGCTCCTCGTCACGACCGACGGTCAGTTCCGCCGCGGAGCCGCGGTACCCGTCAAGCATCAAGCGGATGTGGCGGTCGCCGGCGTCGCCTCCATCGAGCACGTGCTCGTCATCCGCCGCACGGGCGACGAGGTCGCCTGGACCGAGGGGCGCGACCTGTGGTGGCACGAGACGGTCGACATCGCGTCGGACACGCACGAGCCGGAGTTCTTCGACGCCGAGACTCCGCTGTTCATCATCTACACCAGCGGAACCACCGGAAAGCCGAAGGGACTCGTGCACACGACCGGCGGCTGGCTGACGCACGTGGCGTGGACGTACTGGGCGGTGTTCGACGCGAAGCCCGAGTCCGACGTCTACTGGTGCACCGCCGATCTCGCCTGGGTCACCGCGCACAGCTACGAGACGTACGGGCCCCTGCTCAACGGCGTCACGAGCGTCCTCTACGAGGGCACGCCCAACACTCCGGACTGGGAGCGGCACTTTCAGATCCTCGAACGGTACGCCGTGACGACGTACTACACGGCGCCCACCCTCATCCGGTCGCTGATGAGCAGATTCCCCGATGGTCCTCCGGCGCGTTACGAGCTCTCGTCGCTCCGGCTGCTGGGCACGGTGGGCGAAGCGATCAACCCCGAGGCGTGGATCTGGTTCCATCGTCACCTCGGTCGCGGCGAGACGCCCATCGTCGACACATGGTGGCAGTCCGAGACCGGCGGCGCGATCGCGGCCCCGCTCCCGGGCGTCTCCACGCTCAAGCCCGGGTCCGCGCTCACGGCGCTCCCGGGGCTGCGCGTCCGCGTCGTCGACGCCGAGGGTGCCGATGTGGGCCCCGGCGGCGGCGGGCTGCTCGTCGTGGACGGTACCTGGCCGGGGATGTCGCGCACGGTCTGGGGCAACCCCGAGCGGTACCGGGACTCGTACTGGAAGCGGTTCGCCGCGCACGGCTATTTCCTCGCCGGCGACGGCGCGAAGCTCGATGCCGACGGCGACCTCTGGGTACTGGGTCGCGTGGACGACGTGATCAACGTTTCGGGCCACCGGCTGTCGACGATCGAGATCGAGTCCGCACTCGTCGCGCATCCCGCCGTGGGAGAGGCCGCGGTCGTGGGCGTCGCCGATGAGGTAACCGGGCAGGCCATCGCCGCGTTCGTCACGAATGCGGAGGACGCGGCGGCGCTCCGTCGGCACGTGCGTACCGCGATCGGTCCCGTCGCGCAGCCGACGTACGTCTTCACGGTGCCAGACCTCCCGAAGACGCGCAGCGGCAAGATCATGCGCCGCCTCCTTGTGGACCTCGTGGACGGGCGGCCGCTGGGCGACACGACCTCGCTGCAGGATGAGACCGTGCCGCCGCGGATCGCGGAGATCGTCCGCGAGTCGCTCGGCCGCTGACCGCCTCCCGGCCGTGGCGCCGCCTTCGGGCCGTGATCTGAGCGCGCCCACACCCGGTTTCCCCTGTCACAGATCGAGGCCGTGGGCGCGATCTGTGACAGGGGAACCGAGAAGGCAACTGCTCGCCTGTCCTAGATCGACGCTCGTGCCGCGATCTGCGACAGGCGAGCCGAGAAGGGCAAGATGGCGGGGGCGGGGGAGCGGGGCGTCAGGGGCGGGTGGAGACCGTCACGGTGAACTTCGCGTTGCGGGCGACCTGCCGCGTCGGGCCGACGAGGCGCTCCAGCGCCGGACGGTAGCGCAGGGCCGAGTTCCACACCGTCCACAGCTCGCCGCCGGAGCGGAGCGTCCGCGCCGCATCCTGGAACAGGGGTGCGGCGAGATCCGTCGTGACGGCGGCGCCGGAGTGGAAGGGCGGATTGAGGGCGATGAAGCTGACACTGGCGTTCGGGAGAGTGGTCAGGCGGTCGTCCCGCACGACGCGGATGCGGTCGGCCACCCCGTTCGCCTCGGCCGTCGCCCGCGCCGACGCGACCGCGGCCGCGGAGCGATCGGAGGCGTAGACGGCGCGGTCGGGATGGCGCAGCGCGAGGAATGCGGCGACCACGCCCGTCCCGCACGCGAGGTCGACGAGAGGGGCGCCGTCGGGGAGGCGCGCGGGAAGGTGCGCCAGCAGGAACCGGGTGCCGATGTCGATCGCCGTGCCCGCGAACGCGCCTCCGTACGCGCACACGGTGATGCCGTCGTGGACTGCGCGCCGCGGTTCGGGATCGTGTCCGTTGAGAGGATCCCGGGCCACCAGCACGCGCGACTTCTGGCGAGCGTGCGTGATGTCGAGCGTGGCGAAGAAGCGGCGGAGGACCTCGTTCATCGCCGTGGACATGTGCTTGACGCGTCCACCGGCGAACACGACGACATCCGGTGCCGCGTGCGCGGCGATCACGGCGGCGGCATCCTCCAGGGCGTCGAGCGAGCGAGGGAGTCGGAGGAGCACCACTCGGGCGCCCGCCACGAGCGCTCCCGTCAGCTCCATAGTCCGGTAGCGGTCCGTGAGTCCCAGCCGGCTCGCGTTGGCCGCGAGGGCCTGCTCGCCGGTGAGCGCGTCCTGGTGCACCCGCACGACGCCAGAAGAAGTGGCCGCCGCGCCCAGTGTCAGCGCGCCGTACTCGTCGCCGACGACCACGATGTCATCCGCGCTCGTTCTTGCGCGCCGGGCGGCGGACTCGTCGAGCAGAAGGCGATCGGCGGCATCCACAGCGACGAGATCGGGTGATTCGACGTCTGGCCAGCGTCGCAGGGCGTCGAACCGGAGCTCCATCCCTTCACGCTACCGGCCGCCGTGGAGTGCCGACGGATACGATGGTCAGATGGCCGAGAAGACGCACGGGGCGCCGCAGCCCACAGGGCAGCGCCCGCCGTTCAGTCCGGTCATCGCTCTGCTGACGGTGTCGGCCGTCTGGGATGCGCGTTTGAACACCGCGCTGAAGGATCTCGGGCTCACCACCCGCAAGTACGGTCTTCTCGCCCACGTGCAGGCGACCCCGGGCATCTCGTTCTCCGAACTCGCCCGCCGCTCCCAGATCACGGTGCAGACGGCGCACACCGCCGTCAAGACGCTCGCCGGGGAGGGGCTGGTGGAGGATGCCACCGCGCACGCCGGCGCCGCATCCGACCTGCGTGTGACGACGAAGGGTGCGGCGGCTCTCGCCGAGGCCGACGCGCGTCTCGCGGCGCTCGACGAGGTGTTCGGCGCGGGTGTTCCCGCCCTCTCCTCCGCGCTGCAGGGGCTGCACGAGCAGCCGTTCGGAGAGATCCTTCAGCAAGACTGAAGATTTTCGGTCTAGGCTGCGGAGAGCGCCGACCCGAGCGCCTCGATCGAGCCCCCGGAGTCTCCCGTGTTCCGCACGCCCTACGCCCTGTTCCGCACCCTCGCTGTCGCCGAGATGGTCTCCTGGACGCTGCTCATCGGAGGGCTCATCGTGCGAGCCGTGACGGGGTTCGCGCCTGCCGTGACGATCGGTGGCGGCATCCACGGGTTCATCTTCCTGTCGTACGGGGCGACGGTGATCCTCGTGGGCAAGAACCAGCGGTGGAGCGGCGGGGTGTTCGCGCTGGCGCTGGTCAGCGCGGTCGTGCCGTACGCGACACTGCCCGTCGAGCTCTGGCTGTCGCGCACCGGCCGGCTGCGGGGTGCATGGCGACTGCAGGCCGGATCCGACCCGCGGGATGCGGCATGGCACGACCGTGTGCTGCGCTCCGTACTGCGTCGGCCGGTCTTGTCGGCCGTGGTGATCGCCGCCGCGGTGGCGGTGGCCTTCACGGTGCTGCTCGTGGTCGGCCCTCCCGGTGGTCGGGCCTGAGCGGACTTACTTCGCGCGCGCCCGCACGTGGATCGGCAGCGCCATTGCGGCCGAGATGAGCAGGATGCCTGCGACGAAGATGACGGCTTGGAAACCGGGCACCGAGAACGAGATGCCGAACGCGAACATCCCGAGCAGAAACAGCAGCAGGGACACGATGTACATGGCACTCCTTCGGAAGACTCCCTCCAGAGTACCGGGTCGCCTGCGTGCGGACCGACCGCATCCGCACCTCTGAGCGGGCCTACTCCTCGCTCGGCGACACGCTCGCTGCGAGACGGGTCGCGCCCACCACGGCCGCGGGCATCGTGAACACCGCTCCGAGCGGGATGAGGAAGCACAGCTGCGTCATGATGCCGAAACCGAGCGCCCGGCCACGGGCCGTTCGCAGCAGGCGGCGCCGGGCGCGGCGATCGATGCCGCGCGCCGTCAACGCGCGCCCCGAGAGCTCGTCCGCGAGGATCCATCCCGACAGCAGAACGCCCGTCACCGTGCCGACCACGCCGCCGATCAGAGGGATGAAGCCGAGCGCGAAAGCGAGCGCAGCCGCGAGCGCGCCGCGCACGATGAGACCGGTCGCATCGGCGAAGGCCGCTCGCCAACCCGGGTCGTAATCGGGGACGGCGCCCGAATCGGCGATCTCGACGCTGCGCCAGATCCGGTCGTAGAACGGTTCGCCCACGATCAGAGTCAGCGCGGTGAACGTCGTGGCCGCCAGCAGGAGTGCGCCGGCGAAGACCGCGACGCCGAGCGCGACGCGCAACGCGATGGCCCAGGCGGCGGGCCAATCGTCGGCGAACGGCGTGACGGCGTCCGTGAGCGGGGCCAGGGCCGTTGCGAGCGCCACGAGGGCCGCCGAGAGTCCCGCACTCACGATCAGTGCGGGCAGGAGGCCGAGGAGCATCAGGCCTGGGCGCCGGGTGAACCACCCGAACCCGCCGAGCAGCAGGCGTGCGCCGCGAAGCACCTCGTTCACTCGATCTCCTCACCGCTGCGCTGGGACGAGCGTAGTGGGAATATCGTCACTCCCTGCGTGTTGAACTTGATGTGTCGACGCTCAACTCCGTTTTGCAGAGCGACACCCCGAACCCGATCAGGAGAACAGATGCCTGAAGATTTCACCCCCAACGAGGGCCGCGACGCTTTCGACGACTTCCTCTCGCGCTACCTCGCAGGTGAGCGCGGGCGCGCGGCGCGGTCGATCGACCTGTCGCGCTACCTCAGCGCACGCACGCAGGAGACGCTGCAGGATGCCGGGCGCTTCGCCCTCACGCGTGGCCAGCACGAGCTCGATGCCTTGCACGTGCTCCGCGAGATCGTGCGCGTCGAGCAGGTGCGCGATGCGATCGCCCGACTCGGCGTGGACCCCGAGAGCATCGTCCGCGAGTCCGAGCAGCGTCTGCCGGCCAGTGCAGATGTCGCCGACGTCGACAGCGCCGTGGTGACGACGTCCGTGCAGCGCGCTCTCTTCCACGCGTTCCAGGTCGCGCGTTCCTCCGGCTCGACGTACATCGACCCCGAGCACCTCTTCTTCGCGCTCGTCCTCGCGCAGGACACGCCCGCAGGTCAGATCCTCGCGCGCGCCGGAGTGACCGCGGAGGCGCTCACGCAGAGCGTGCGCGAGACCGTCACCGGCGGCGACCGCGCCCCGGAGCAGGCGGCGGCATCCGAGCCCGCGACGATGCTGGAGCGCTACGGGCGCGACCTCACCTC contains the following coding sequences:
- the acs gene encoding acetate--CoA ligase; the protein is MSTPTTASAHDDTIRSLLEERRTFAPPVDFAERANVTEEWIRREWIERADRDPETFWAHRAEILDWAEPWHTAHRWEPTDGESIPSAEWFVGGRLNASVNAVDRHVAAGHGDRVAFHFEGEPGDRRTITYAELQREVAKAANALTAMGIGKGDRVVVYLPVLVETVIIQLAVARIGAIHSLVFGGFSAEAVRFRVEDTGAKLLVTTDGQFRRGAAVPVKHQADVAVAGVASIEHVLVIRRTGDEVAWTEGRDLWWHETVDIASDTHEPEFFDAETPLFIIYTSGTTGKPKGLVHTTGGWLTHVAWTYWAVFDAKPESDVYWCTADLAWVTAHSYETYGPLLNGVTSVLYEGTPNTPDWERHFQILERYAVTTYYTAPTLIRSLMSRFPDGPPARYELSSLRLLGTVGEAINPEAWIWFHRHLGRGETPIVDTWWQSETGGAIAAPLPGVSTLKPGSALTALPGLRVRVVDAEGADVGPGGGGLLVVDGTWPGMSRTVWGNPERYRDSYWKRFAAHGYFLAGDGAKLDADGDLWVLGRVDDVINVSGHRLSTIEIESALVAHPAVGEAAVVGVADEVTGQAIAAFVTNAEDAAALRRHVRTAIGPVAQPTYVFTVPDLPKTRSGKIMRRLLVDLVDGRPLGDTTSLQDETVPPRIAEIVRESLGR
- a CDS encoding methyltransferase, with product MELRFDALRRWPDVESPDLVAVDAADRLLLDESAARRARTSADDIVVVGDEYGALTLGAAATSSGVVRVHQDALTGEQALAANASRLGLTDRYRTMELTGALVAGARVVLLRLPRSLDALEDAAAVIAAHAAPDVVVFAGGRVKHMSTAMNEVLRRFFATLDITHARQKSRVLVARDPLNGHDPEPRRAVHDGITVCAYGGAFAGTAIDIGTRFLLAHLPARLPDGAPLVDLACGTGVVAAFLALRHPDRAVYASDRSAAAVASARATAEANGVADRIRVVRDDRLTTLPNASVSFIALNPPFHSGAAVTTDLAAPLFQDAARTLRSGGELWTVWNSALRYRPALERLVGPTRQVARNAKFTVTVSTRP
- a CDS encoding MarR family winged helix-turn-helix transcriptional regulator, with the translated sequence MAEKTHGAPQPTGQRPPFSPVIALLTVSAVWDARLNTALKDLGLTTRKYGLLAHVQATPGISFSELARRSQITVQTAHTAVKTLAGEGLVEDATAHAGAASDLRVTTKGAAALAEADARLAALDEVFGAGVPALSSALQGLHEQPFGEILQQD
- a CDS encoding DUF3817 domain-containing protein, translating into MFRTPYALFRTLAVAEMVSWTLLIGGLIVRAVTGFAPAVTIGGGIHGFIFLSYGATVILVGKNQRWSGGVFALALVSAVVPYATLPVELWLSRTGRLRGAWRLQAGSDPRDAAWHDRVLRSVLRRPVLSAVVIAAAVAVAFTVLLVVGPPGGRA
- a CDS encoding EI24 domain-containing protein, with protein sequence MNEVLRGARLLLGGFGWFTRRPGLMLLGLLPALIVSAGLSAALVALATALAPLTDAVTPFADDWPAAWAIALRVALGVAVFAGALLLAATTFTALTLIVGEPFYDRIWRSVEIADSGAVPDYDPGWRAAFADATGLIVRGALAAALAFALGFIPLIGGVVGTVTGVLLSGWILADELSGRALTARGIDRRARRRLLRTARGRALGFGIMTQLCFLIPLGAVFTMPAAVVGATRLAASVSPSEE